From a single Callithrix jacchus isolate 240 chromosome 5, calJac240_pri, whole genome shotgun sequence genomic region:
- the LOC100894500 gene encoding DNA repair protein RAD51 homolog 3 isoform X1, translating to MQRDLLRFPLSSAVRVKLVSAGFQTAEELLEVKPSELSKEVGISKEEALETLQIIRRECLTNKPRYAGTSESGKKCTALELLEQEHIQGSIITFCSALDNILGGGVPLMKTTEICGAPGIGKTQLCVQLAVDVQIPECFGGVAGEAVFIDTEGSFMVDRVVDLATACIQHLQLIAEKHKGEEHRKALEDFTLENILSHIYYFRCCDYTELLAQVYLLPDFLSEHSQVRLVIVDGIAFPFRHDLDDLSLRTRLLNGLAQQMISLANNHRLAVILTNQMTTKIDKNQALLIPALGESWGHAATIRLIFHWDLKQRLATLYKSPSQKESTVLFQITVSII from the exons ATGCAGCGGGATTTACTGCGTTTCCCGCTGTCTTCAGCGGTGCGGGTGAAGTTGGTGTCTGCGGGTTTCCAGACTGCTGAGGAACTCCTGGAGGTGAAACCCTCCGAGCTTAGCAAAG aagttgGGATATCTAAAGAGGAAGCCTTAGAAACTCTGCAAATTATAAGAAGAGAATGTCTCACAAATAAACCAAGATATGCTGGTACATCTGAGTCAGGCAAGAAGTGTACAGCACTGGAACTTCTTGAGCAGGAGCATATCCAGGGCTCCATAATTACCTTCTGTTCAGCACTAGATAATATTCTTGGGGGTGGAGTACCCTtaatgaaaacaacagaaatttgtggTGCACCAGGCATTGGAAAAACAcaattatg TGTGCAGTTGGCAGTAGATGTGCAGATACCGGAATGTTTTGGAGGAGTGGCAGGTGAAGCAGTTTTTATTGATACAGAGGGAAGTTTTATGGTTGATAGAGTGGTAGACCTTGCTACTGCCTGCATTCAACACCTTCAGCTTATAGCAGAAAAACACAAGGGAGAGG AACATCGAAAAGCTTTGGAGGATTTCACTCTTGAAAATATTCTTtcccatatttattattttcgcTGTTGTGACTACACAGAGTTACTGGCACAAGTTTATCTTCTTCCAGATTTCCTTTCAGAACACTCACAG GTTCGGTTGGTGATAGTGGATGGTATTGCTTTTCCATTTCGTCATGACCTAGATGACCTGTCTCTTCGTACTCGGTTATTAAATGGCCTAGCCCAGCAAATGATCAGTCTTGCAAATAATCACAGATTAGCT gtAATTTTAACCAATCAGATGACAACCAAGATTGATAAAAATCAGGCCTTGCTCATTCCTGCTTTAG GGGAAAGTTGGGGACATGCTGCTACAATACGGCTAATCTTTCATTGGGACCTAAAGCAAAG